One Deltaproteobacteria bacterium DNA window includes the following coding sequences:
- a CDS encoding nitrate oxidoreductase subunit beta: protein MAKVYNWQIGREMDFPYEEAHPKRQFAAVFNINRCIACQTCSMACKSTWTFSKGQEYMWWNNVETKPYGGYPRNWDVKLLAMLAKADPEGQKTIFEAAPHGERVLGYLPEDREWKAPNLYEDTSTKYNSGGSLGLSGEGVSLPEHKAWFFYLQRICNHCTYPACLAACPRKAIYKRPEDGIVLVDQERCRGYRKCMEACPYKKPMFNAETRVTEKCIGCYPRIEGKDPLLKGKRMETRCMSACVGQIRLQGLVDVQPDGSWAENRQHPLYYLIKVAKIALPLYPQFGTEPNIYYIPPRWVPKNYLHQMFGPGVDEAVDRYLAPDRELLAVLQLFRRSQEIVFRYDIEEGPKLFETIVHGKPFTLYNDTVIAFGEDGKEIFRTTVEEPTYLRPKERTNAV, encoded by the coding sequence ATGGCTAAAGTCTACAACTGGCAGATAGGCCGGGAGATGGATTTCCCGTATGAGGAGGCCCATCCCAAGCGGCAATTTGCTGCCGTCTTTAACATCAACCGCTGTATCGCTTGCCAAACCTGCTCGATGGCCTGCAAGTCGACGTGGACCTTTTCCAAGGGGCAAGAGTACATGTGGTGGAACAACGTCGAAACCAAACCGTACGGCGGCTACCCGCGCAATTGGGACGTCAAACTTCTTGCGATGCTCGCGAAAGCGGATCCGGAAGGACAAAAGACAATCTTCGAGGCGGCTCCTCATGGCGAACGGGTCTTGGGGTATCTTCCGGAGGATCGGGAGTGGAAGGCCCCCAATCTGTACGAAGATACCTCCACAAAATACAATTCAGGTGGTTCGTTAGGCCTTTCAGGGGAGGGGGTTTCTCTTCCCGAACATAAGGCATGGTTCTTTTATCTCCAGCGGATCTGCAATCATTGCACCTATCCCGCCTGTCTTGCCGCCTGTCCGCGCAAGGCGATCTACAAAAGACCGGAAGACGGAATCGTTTTGGTCGATCAGGAACGGTGCCGGGGTTACCGAAAATGCATGGAGGCCTGCCCCTACAAGAAACCGATGTTCAACGCCGAGACTCGGGTGACCGAAAAATGTATCGGCTGTTATCCCCGGATTGAGGGGAAGGATCCACTCCTGAAAGGAAAACGGATGGAGACCCGGTGCATGTCGGCCTGTGTCGGGCAGATCCGACTGCAAGGACTAGTCGATGTTCAGCCGGATGGCTCTTGGGCTGAAAATCGGCAACACCCGTTGTATTACTTGATCAAGGTGGCAAAGATTGCCTTGCCCCTCTACCCGCAATTCGGCACTGAACCGAATATTTATTACATTCCGCCGCGCTGGGTCCCCAAAAACTACCTGCATCAAATGTTTGGACCGGGTGTCGACGAGGCGGTTGACCGATATCTCGCGCCCGATCGCGAACTGTTGGCGGTGTTGCAACTGTTCCGCCGAAGTCAGGAGATCGTCTTTCGTTACGACATTGAAGAGGGGCCGAAGCTCTTTGAGACGATAGTCCATGGCAAGCCGTTCACACTCTATAACGATACGGTCATCGCCTTTGGAGAGGACGGAAAAGAGATTTTTCGAACAACGGTCGAAGAACCAACTTATCTACGGCCCAAGGAGAGAACCAATGCTGTTTAA